A genomic region of Mycolicibacterium poriferae contains the following coding sequences:
- a CDS encoding M1 family metallopeptidase, translating into MTGRRASKKSSAPVIDPYLPTAGNFGYRVSRYELELEYKVAINRLGGTATVTAVTLAELQTFSLDLSSALSVAKVTVNGKRPKHFRTDRDKLHITLADRLPAGAAMTVAVRYSGTPRPKRTPWGEVGFEELTEGALVAGQPNGASSWFPCDDHPSAKASFRIQIATESAYLTLANGKLLSRRARAGMTTWTYEQSEPTSTYLITLQVGPYTRRRMAKNGVEIFSVLPDRLRREFDHDFGRQPQMMKLFVKLFGPYPLADGYTVVVTDDDLEIPLEAQGISIFGANHCDGRRGSERLVAHELAHQWFGNSVTAQRWRHIWLHEGFACYAEWLWSDHCGERSADDWARHYHRRLVDSPQDLVLADPGPQDMFDDRVYKRGALALHTLRRRIGDDAFFALLREWTSRYRHASVVTDDFIALAAQYTEDSLRPLWAAWLYSAEVPELDLP; encoded by the coding sequence ACTTCGGCTACCGGGTGTCGCGGTACGAGTTGGAGCTGGAGTACAAGGTCGCCATCAACCGGCTCGGCGGGACGGCCACCGTCACCGCCGTCACGCTGGCCGAGCTCCAGACGTTCAGCCTGGACCTGTCCAGCGCGCTGTCGGTGGCCAAGGTGACGGTGAACGGAAAGCGGCCGAAGCACTTTCGCACCGATCGGGACAAGCTGCACATCACGCTCGCCGATCGGTTGCCCGCCGGTGCCGCGATGACGGTGGCGGTGCGCTACAGCGGGACACCGCGACCGAAACGGACCCCCTGGGGTGAGGTCGGTTTCGAGGAACTCACCGAGGGCGCGCTGGTGGCCGGCCAGCCCAACGGGGCGTCGTCGTGGTTCCCGTGTGACGACCATCCCAGCGCCAAGGCGAGCTTCCGGATCCAGATCGCCACGGAGAGCGCCTATCTCACGCTCGCCAACGGAAAGTTGTTGTCCCGCAGGGCCCGCGCCGGCATGACCACCTGGACCTACGAGCAGAGCGAGCCGACCTCGACGTATCTGATCACGCTGCAGGTCGGCCCGTACACCAGGCGGCGGATGGCCAAGAACGGCGTGGAGATCTTCTCGGTGCTGCCCGACCGGCTGCGCCGCGAGTTCGACCACGACTTCGGCCGCCAACCGCAGATGATGAAACTCTTCGTCAAGCTGTTCGGTCCGTACCCGCTGGCCGACGGTTACACCGTGGTCGTCACCGACGACGATCTGGAGATCCCGCTCGAGGCGCAGGGCATCTCGATCTTCGGGGCCAACCACTGCGACGGCCGGCGCGGCTCCGAGCGGCTGGTGGCCCACGAACTGGCCCACCAGTGGTTCGGCAACTCCGTGACCGCCCAACGCTGGCGCCACATCTGGCTGCACGAGGGTTTCGCCTGCTACGCCGAGTGGTTGTGGTCCGACCACTGCGGGGAGCGCAGCGCCGACGACTGGGCCCGCCACTACCACCGGCGGCTGGTCGACTCGCCGCAGGATCTGGTCCTCGCCGACCCCGGGCCGCAGGACATGTTCGACGACCGGGTGTACAAGCGCGGCGCGCTGGCCCTGCACACGCTGCGCCGGCGCATCGGCGACGACGCGTTCTTCGCGCTGCTCAGGGAGTGGACATCGCGGTACCGGCATGCCAGCGTCGTGACCGACGACTTCATCGCGCTGGCCGCGCAGTACACCGAGGACTCGCTGCGCCCGCTGTGGGCGGCGTGGCTGTATTCCGCGGAGGTTCCCGAGCTGGACCTGCCGTGA